The Paraburkholderia sp. SOS3 genome includes a region encoding these proteins:
- a CDS encoding c-type cytochrome: MKSKSYAAMGLAGALAFVLIGPAAARAEASTGLMLAQKENCMSCHAVKRRVLGPSLNDIAERYSTRGDANQYLTRKILEGSAGVWGAVPMPANTQVTPDQAAQLASWILTLK, translated from the coding sequence ATGAAATCGAAGTCGTATGCGGCAATGGGGTTGGCAGGCGCACTGGCTTTCGTTCTGATCGGACCCGCCGCGGCCCGCGCGGAGGCGTCGACGGGCCTCATGCTCGCGCAAAAGGAAAACTGCATGAGCTGCCATGCGGTCAAGCGCCGCGTTCTCGGGCCTTCGCTCAACGACATCGCCGAGCGCTATTCGACGCGCGGCGATGCGAATCAATACCTGACGCGCAAGATTCTCGAAGGCAGCGCGGGCGTCTGGGGCGCTGTGCCGATGCCGGCCAATACCCAAGTCACACCCGACCAGGCGGCGCAGCTTGCGAGCTGGATTCTGACGCTCAAGTGA
- the lptG gene encoding LPS export ABC transporter permease LptG has translation MRIYERYFARQVYLSFIFILFAFSGLFFFFDLINELNSVGRGHYNFSYAVLRVALQTPSRFYEIIPVAALISAIYVFAQMAANSEYTIFRVSGLATNQALRSLLKIGIPLVLLTYLIGEVVGPYTDQLSERVRLEALGSSVSSNFQSGVWVKDTLTARADGEQVTRFVNVGELKPDATISNVRIYEFDSKFRLSNVRIAKSGVYQPPGHWKLTDVTDTQLIDVVPAGVTPADALNPVYRAKQITLPEYSLRSELTPQILSVLLVSPDRMSMFNLFRYIQHLTENHQDTQRYEIALWRKLLYPFAVFVMLVLSLPFAYLHTRAGVVGVKVFGGIMLGMSFQLFNTLFSHIGNLNTWPAPLTAATPALVYLVLGLVGLKWVDRH, from the coding sequence ATGCGGATCTATGAGCGGTATTTCGCGCGTCAGGTTTATCTGTCGTTCATTTTTATCCTGTTCGCGTTTTCGGGGCTGTTTTTCTTTTTCGACCTGATCAACGAACTCAATTCGGTCGGCCGCGGTCACTACAATTTCAGTTATGCGGTGCTGCGCGTGGCGCTGCAAACGCCGTCGCGCTTCTACGAAATCATTCCGGTCGCCGCGCTGATCAGCGCGATCTATGTGTTCGCGCAGATGGCCGCGAATTCCGAATACACGATCTTCCGCGTCTCCGGTCTCGCGACGAACCAGGCGCTGCGCTCGCTGCTCAAGATCGGCATCCCGCTCGTGCTGCTCACGTATCTGATCGGCGAAGTGGTCGGGCCTTATACGGACCAGTTGTCCGAGCGCGTGCGGCTCGAGGCGCTGGGCTCGTCGGTATCGAGCAATTTCCAGTCGGGCGTCTGGGTCAAGGACACGCTGACCGCGCGCGCCGACGGCGAGCAGGTCACGCGCTTTGTCAACGTCGGCGAGCTGAAACCCGACGCGACGATCAGCAATGTGCGCATCTACGAATTCGACTCGAAGTTCAGGCTGTCGAATGTGCGCATCGCGAAGTCGGGCGTCTATCAGCCGCCCGGTCACTGGAAACTGACCGACGTGACCGATACGCAACTGATCGACGTCGTGCCGGCCGGCGTCACGCCGGCCGACGCACTGAATCCCGTCTATCGCGCGAAGCAGATCACGCTGCCCGAGTACTCGCTGCGCTCGGAACTGACGCCGCAGATTCTCTCGGTCCTGCTCGTCTCGCCGGACCGGATGTCGATGTTCAACCTGTTCCGCTATATCCAGCATTTGACGGAAAACCATCAGGACACGCAGCGCTATGAAATCGCGCTGTGGCGCAAGCTGCTGTATCCGTTCGCGGTGTTCGTCATGCTGGTGCTGTCGCTGCCGTTCGCGTACCTGCATACGCGCGCCGGCGTGGTCGGCGTGAAGGTGTTCGGCGGCATCATGCTCGGGATGAGCTTCCAGTTGTTCAACACGCTGTTCTCGCACATCGGCAACCTGAACACCTGGCCCGCGCCGTTGACGGCCGCGACGCCGGCACTCGTTTATCTGGTGCTGGGGCTCGTCGGGCTGAAGTGGGTTGACCGGCACTAG
- a CDS encoding leucyl aminopeptidase produces the protein MDFSIKACDWSKGSTQGFLTGKSDCIVIGVFESQTLSGAALEIDTATKGLLTRIIKAGDMDGKTGSTLFLHEVSGIGASRVLLVGLGKQDAFTQKAYGDAVRAAWRAILGTKIVQITFTLAQAPIKERTSDWAVRAAILALRELTYRFTQMKSKPDTTARALKRVVFSVDPADEKLAKLSAKQGAALANGMDLTRDLGNLPGNVCTPTYLANTAKKLAKDWKLKVDVLGQKQMEALKMGSLLSVAKGSAEPPQFIVLQYQGGAAKAAPVVLVGKGITFDTGGISLKPGDAMDEMKYDMCGAGSVLGTLRAVAEMGLKLNVVGIIPTCENMPSGTATKPGDVVTSMSGTTIEILNTDAEGRLILADALTYAERFKPAAVIDIATLTGACIIALGHHNTGLFAKDDALAGELLDAAKEAADPAWRMPLDDEYQDLLKSNFADVANIGGRPAGSVTAACFLARFTEAYPWAHLDIAGTAWKSGAAKGATGRPVPLLSQFLIDRAAQ, from the coding sequence ATGGACTTTAGCATAAAAGCCTGTGATTGGAGCAAAGGCTCGACCCAAGGGTTCCTGACGGGGAAATCAGATTGCATCGTGATCGGCGTGTTCGAGTCGCAAACCTTGTCCGGTGCGGCGCTCGAAATCGACACGGCCACCAAGGGGCTGTTGACCCGCATCATCAAGGCCGGCGATATGGACGGCAAGACCGGCAGCACGCTGTTCCTGCATGAAGTGTCCGGCATCGGCGCATCGCGCGTGCTGCTCGTCGGCCTCGGCAAACAGGATGCGTTCACGCAAAAGGCGTACGGCGACGCGGTGCGCGCCGCGTGGCGCGCGATTCTCGGCACGAAGATCGTGCAGATCACCTTCACGCTCGCCCAGGCGCCGATCAAAGAGCGCACGTCGGACTGGGCCGTGCGCGCGGCAATCCTCGCGTTGCGTGAGCTGACCTACCGCTTCACGCAGATGAAGAGCAAGCCCGATACCACCGCGCGCGCGTTGAAGCGCGTTGTCTTCTCCGTCGATCCGGCCGACGAGAAGCTCGCGAAGCTCTCCGCAAAGCAGGGCGCGGCGCTCGCGAACGGCATGGACCTCACGCGCGATCTCGGCAATCTGCCGGGCAACGTCTGCACGCCGACCTATCTCGCGAACACCGCGAAGAAGCTTGCGAAGGACTGGAAACTGAAAGTCGACGTGCTCGGCCAGAAGCAGATGGAAGCGCTGAAGATGGGCTCGCTGCTGTCGGTCGCGAAAGGTTCGGCCGAGCCGCCGCAGTTCATCGTGCTGCAGTACCAGGGCGGTGCGGCAAAGGCGGCCCCCGTCGTGCTCGTAGGCAAGGGCATCACGTTCGATACGGGCGGCATTTCGCTGAAGCCCGGCGACGCGATGGACGAAATGAAGTACGACATGTGCGGCGCGGGCTCGGTGCTCGGCACGCTGCGCGCGGTCGCCGAGATGGGCCTGAAGCTCAACGTGGTCGGCATCATCCCGACCTGCGAGAACATGCCGTCGGGCACGGCGACGAAGCCGGGCGACGTCGTCACGAGCATGTCGGGCACGACCATCGAGATCCTGAATACGGACGCCGAAGGGCGCCTGATTCTCGCCGACGCGCTGACCTACGCGGAGCGCTTCAAGCCGGCCGCAGTGATCGATATCGCGACGCTGACGGGCGCGTGCATCATCGCGCTCGGCCATCACAACACGGGCCTCTTCGCGAAGGACGACGCGCTCGCCGGCGAACTGCTCGACGCGGCGAAGGAAGCGGCGGATCCCGCCTGGCGCATGCCGCTCGACGACGAGTACCAGGACTTGCTGAAGTCGAACTTCGCCGATGTCGCGAATATCGGCGGACGTCCGGCCGGCAGCGTGACGGCGGCGTGTTTCCTCGCGCGCTTCACCGAAGCGTATCCGTGGGCGCACCTCGATATCGCCGGCACCGCGTGGAAGAGCGGCGCGGCGAAGGGTGCGACGGGCCGTCCGGTGCCGCTGCTGTCGCAGTTCCTCATCGATCGCGCCGCGCAATAA
- a CDS encoding alpha/beta fold hydrolase encodes MKRLLAALIAPALAFGANAQAAEKPPIVLVHGAFENAKIWGYVAAKLSADGYEVVTVDLPGRPGAEAAPDKVSLDLYRDTVVDALNKLHHRAVVVGHSFGGIVIADAAEKAPSKIRTLVFLAAYLPHDGDSLVSMAQQDADAKIGPHLKIDKEKGIASVEYSARADLFANGAPEGLRKAIPDAILDEPLVPLTTPVHLTAARFGKVDKVYIHTALDQVISPSFQAKMVASTPVRAQYTLQTGHTPFLTDPDGLASDIEAAAK; translated from the coding sequence ATGAAACGCCTGCTCGCTGCTCTTATCGCCCCCGCTCTCGCTTTCGGTGCCAACGCACAGGCTGCAGAGAAGCCGCCTATCGTTCTTGTCCACGGTGCCTTCGAGAACGCGAAGATATGGGGCTACGTCGCAGCGAAACTTAGTGCAGACGGCTACGAGGTCGTTACCGTCGACCTGCCTGGCCGACCGGGCGCAGAGGCTGCACCGGACAAGGTCAGCCTCGATCTCTATCGCGATACCGTGGTCGACGCATTGAACAAGCTGCACCATCGGGCGGTCGTAGTGGGGCACAGCTTTGGGGGCATCGTCATCGCGGATGCAGCGGAAAAAGCACCGTCCAAAATCAGGACACTGGTTTTCCTGGCAGCGTACCTCCCGCATGACGGCGACTCGCTCGTGTCCATGGCGCAGCAGGACGCCGACGCGAAGATTGGACCGCATCTGAAAATCGACAAGGAAAAAGGTATTGCGAGCGTCGAGTATTCGGCTCGCGCCGACCTGTTTGCAAACGGCGCACCCGAAGGCTTGCGAAAAGCGATCCCGGACGCGATCCTCGATGAGCCGCTGGTTCCTCTGACGACTCCCGTGCACCTCACTGCCGCGCGCTTTGGCAAGGTCGATAAGGTGTACATCCACACCGCGCTCGACCAGGTGATCAGCCCGTCTTTTCAGGCCAAAATGGTGGCGAGCACGCCGGTGCGCGCTCAATACACGCTGCAGACGGGGCACACGCCTTTCCTGACCGACCCGGACGGTCTGGCAAGCGACATCGAGGCGGCTGCCAAATAA
- the ilvD gene encoding dihydroxy-acid dehydratase: MSYNRRSKNITQGVARSPNRSMYYAIGYKKDDFDKPMIGVANGHSTITPCNAGLQRLADAAVAAVKGADANPQIFGTPTISDGMSMGTEGMKYSLVSREVIADCIETCVQGQWMDGVVVVGGCDKNMPGGMIGLARANVPGIYVYGGTIKPGNWKGQALTIVSSFEAVGEFTAGRMSEEDFEGIEKNSCPTTGSCGGMYTANTMSSSFEALGMSLMYSSTMANPDQEKVDSAAESARVLVEAVKKDIKPRDIITKQSIENAVSLIMATGGSTNAVLHYLAIAHAAEVEWTIEDFERIRQRVPVICDLKPSGKYVATDLHQAGGIPQVLKILLDAGLLHGDCITITGRTLAEELKDVPSKPRADQDVIFPIDKALYKQGHLAILKGNLAENGAVAKITGLKNPVITGPARVFDDEQSAMDAILADRIKAGDVVVLRYLGPQGGPGMPEMLAPTSAIIGKGLGESVGLITDGRFSGGTWGMVVGHVAPEAFVGGTIALVQEGDSITIDAHKLLLQLNIDDAELQRRRAAWKQPKPRYTRGVLAKYAALAQPANKGAVTG, from the coding sequence ATGTCGTACAACCGTCGTTCGAAGAACATCACGCAAGGCGTCGCCCGCTCGCCGAACCGTTCGATGTATTACGCCATCGGCTACAAGAAGGATGACTTCGACAAGCCGATGATCGGCGTCGCCAATGGCCACTCGACGATCACGCCGTGCAACGCCGGCCTGCAGCGTCTCGCCGACGCGGCCGTCGCCGCGGTCAAGGGCGCCGACGCGAACCCGCAGATTTTCGGCACGCCGACGATTTCCGACGGCATGTCGATGGGCACCGAGGGCATGAAGTACTCGCTCGTCTCGCGCGAAGTAATCGCGGACTGTATCGAGACCTGCGTGCAGGGTCAGTGGATGGACGGCGTCGTGGTGGTCGGCGGTTGCGACAAGAACATGCCGGGCGGCATGATCGGCCTCGCGCGCGCGAACGTGCCGGGCATCTACGTGTACGGCGGCACGATCAAGCCGGGCAACTGGAAGGGCCAGGCGCTGACGATCGTTTCGTCGTTCGAAGCCGTCGGCGAATTCACCGCGGGCCGCATGTCCGAGGAAGATTTCGAAGGCATCGAGAAAAACTCCTGTCCGACCACGGGCTCGTGCGGCGGCATGTACACGGCGAACACGATGAGCTCGTCGTTCGAGGCGCTCGGCATGTCGCTGATGTACTCGTCGACGATGGCCAACCCGGACCAGGAAAAGGTCGACTCGGCCGCCGAATCGGCGCGTGTGCTCGTCGAAGCCGTGAAGAAGGACATCAAGCCGCGCGACATCATCACGAAGCAGTCGATCGAGAACGCGGTCTCGCTGATCATGGCGACCGGCGGCTCGACGAACGCGGTGCTGCACTATCTCGCGATCGCACACGCGGCCGAAGTGGAATGGACGATCGAAGACTTCGAACGCATCCGCCAGCGCGTGCCTGTTATCTGCGACCTGAAGCCGTCGGGCAAGTATGTCGCCACCGATCTGCATCAGGCCGGCGGCATCCCGCAAGTGCTGAAGATCCTGCTCGACGCGGGCCTGCTGCACGGCGACTGCATCACGATTACCGGCCGCACGCTCGCTGAAGAACTGAAGGACGTGCCGTCGAAGCCGCGTGCCGACCAGGACGTGATTTTCCCGATCGACAAGGCGCTCTACAAGCAAGGCCACCTTGCGATCCTGAAGGGCAACCTCGCGGAAAACGGTGCGGTCGCGAAGATCACGGGGCTCAAGAACCCGGTTATCACGGGTCCGGCGCGCGTGTTCGACGACGAGCAAAGCGCGATGGACGCGATTCTCGCCGACAGGATCAAGGCCGGCGACGTGGTCGTGCTGCGCTATCTCGGCCCGCAAGGCGGCCCGGGCATGCCTGAAATGCTCGCGCCCACTTCCGCGATTATCGGCAAGGGTCTCGGCGAATCGGTCGGGCTCATCACCGACGGCCGCTTTTCCGGCGGCACGTGGGGCATGGTGGTTGGCCACGTCGCGCCGGAAGCGTTCGTCGGCGGCACGATCGCGCTCGTACAGGAAGGCGATTCGATCACGATCGACGCGCACAAGCTGCTGCTGCAGCTGAACATCGACGACGCGGAACTGCAACGCCGCCGCGCCGCATGGAAGCAGCCGAAGCCGCGCTACACGCGCGGCGTGCTCGCGAAGTACGCGGCGCTCGCCCAGCCGGCCAACAAGGGCGCCGTCACGGGCTAA
- a CDS encoding DNA polymerase III subunit chi, with translation MTRIDFHSNVGDSLLYACRLVRKAYQAGQPLVVLAEPPRLRAFDEQLWTFSPLDFVPHCMAGAALAADTPVVLAANLDDAPHHQILLNLGAAVPAQFARFERLLEVVGNAPDELAAGRERYRFYRDRGYALNNYKQGG, from the coding sequence ATGACGCGCATCGATTTTCATTCGAACGTCGGCGACTCGCTGCTGTACGCGTGCCGCCTCGTGCGCAAGGCGTATCAGGCCGGCCAGCCGCTCGTCGTGCTGGCCGAGCCGCCGCGTTTGCGCGCGTTCGACGAGCAGTTGTGGACCTTCTCGCCGCTCGATTTCGTGCCGCACTGCATGGCCGGTGCCGCGCTCGCCGCCGATACGCCGGTCGTGCTGGCCGCGAATCTCGACGACGCGCCGCATCACCAGATCCTGCTCAATCTCGGCGCCGCAGTCCCCGCGCAGTTCGCGCGCTTCGAGCGCCTGCTCGAAGTGGTCGGCAACGCGCCCGACGAACTCGCGGCAGGGCGCGAGCGCTACCGGTTCTATCGCGATCGCGGCTATGCGCTGAACAACTACAAGCAGGGCGGCTAA
- a CDS encoding AraC family transcriptional regulator has translation MKKANGSGRKVVGRSALAKVECNDAHEERGDALSQVLGLVRLRGHVVIEGELGAFTEAVFPPGRSSFLHMRDGEVVLLPRDGEPLLLQPGDFVFSLQADGYTMRDGRCGEVRRTFKANLSARTGHQAQSVRWAINSDIVGRFLAGAFSFDVGPLGSLITGLPGLIHVKCNESQVPQWLDSFSRVLIDEATNVGPGSSILMALLIDLLVIRTLRTWINGDGNRLDSLLELTDKRIGRALNAIHRNPEQAWTVESLAEIAAMSRSNFSDRFTATVGVSPLRYVTWWRLTLAADWLRAGKLKVTEVAQAAGYGSEAAFSRAFKAQFGYPPRDSRRIARS, from the coding sequence TTGAAGAAAGCGAATGGATCCGGAAGGAAAGTAGTAGGTCGATCTGCTTTAGCTAAAGTCGAATGCAACGACGCGCACGAAGAGCGGGGCGATGCCTTATCTCAAGTCCTCGGGCTGGTTCGGCTGCGCGGGCATGTCGTGATCGAAGGCGAGTTGGGCGCTTTCACCGAAGCGGTCTTTCCGCCGGGCCGGTCGAGCTTTTTGCACATGCGCGACGGCGAAGTCGTCCTTCTGCCGCGTGATGGCGAACCGCTGTTGCTGCAGCCCGGCGACTTCGTCTTTTCCCTGCAGGCAGACGGGTACACGATGCGAGACGGGCGCTGCGGCGAAGTGCGCCGGACGTTCAAGGCCAATCTGTCAGCGCGGACCGGGCACCAGGCGCAGAGCGTGCGATGGGCCATAAACTCGGACATCGTGGGACGTTTTCTCGCGGGTGCATTCTCTTTTGACGTGGGTCCATTAGGGTCGTTGATAACCGGGCTGCCGGGGCTTATCCACGTCAAATGCAATGAGAGTCAGGTTCCGCAATGGCTCGATTCCTTCTCCCGTGTCCTGATCGATGAAGCGACCAACGTCGGTCCTGGCTCTTCGATCCTGATGGCGCTTCTGATAGACCTGCTTGTCATTCGAACTTTGCGCACGTGGATCAATGGCGACGGCAACCGTTTGGACAGTCTTCTGGAGTTGACGGACAAGCGGATTGGGCGCGCCTTGAATGCGATTCACCGGAATCCGGAGCAGGCCTGGACGGTGGAGTCACTGGCAGAGATCGCGGCGATGTCCCGATCGAATTTCTCGGATCGGTTCACGGCGACGGTGGGCGTGTCGCCACTGCGATATGTGACGTGGTGGCGCTTGACGTTGGCCGCCGACTGGTTACGTGCGGGAAAGCTCAAAGTGACGGAAGTCGCCCAGGCCGCGGGATACGGATCGGAGGCCGCCTTCAGCCGCGCATTCAAAGCGCAGTTTGGCTATCCGCCGCGCGACTCGCGCCGGATAGCAAGGAGCTGA
- a CDS encoding AraC family transcriptional regulator, with protein MLSEAPDVLSEVLKLIRLRGDHVYHGELSTGAEVTFSPGPAIFLHLRTGELAVSQRDGEAVLLRPGDFVLLPHADGHTIRANADAKARQCFEADVSSGSRGKAQTFRWAAADDVAGSFLAGAFYFDGAPLRSLLTGLPGLIHLTCDKSMEPAWLGTISHFLDVESRAPSPGASLMTSRLIDLLVIRTLRMWVSKQGIRTEWLSGLTDERIGRALNAMHQAPNEAWTVKSLADIAVMSRSTFSERFTAVVGLPPLRYLARWRLTVAADLLRAGTLKVVDVAYAAGYGSEAAFSRAFKAQFGYPPSDAHRISRGSIFRARSSELV; from the coding sequence ATGCTCTCCGAGGCCCCTGATGTCTTGTCCGAGGTGCTCAAACTCATTCGTCTGCGAGGCGACCATGTGTATCACGGCGAGTTGAGCACCGGCGCCGAAGTCACGTTCTCGCCGGGACCTGCCATCTTCCTGCATTTACGCACGGGCGAACTCGCGGTCTCGCAACGGGATGGCGAAGCTGTGCTGCTGCGCCCGGGCGACTTTGTTCTTTTGCCCCACGCAGACGGGCACACGATTCGAGCAAACGCAGACGCAAAAGCACGCCAATGTTTCGAAGCAGACGTATCTTCCGGCTCGCGAGGCAAGGCACAGACTTTCAGATGGGCTGCCGCGGACGATGTTGCAGGATCTTTTCTTGCCGGCGCATTCTATTTCGATGGCGCGCCGTTGAGGTCATTGCTTACGGGGCTTCCCGGCCTTATCCACCTGACCTGCGACAAGTCGATGGAGCCGGCATGGCTCGGCACCATCTCCCATTTCCTCGACGTCGAGTCGCGTGCCCCAAGCCCCGGCGCGTCCTTGATGACCTCGCGGCTCATCGATCTTCTCGTGATACGCACGCTGCGGATGTGGGTCAGCAAGCAAGGCATCCGGACAGAGTGGTTGTCCGGATTGACCGATGAACGCATCGGACGCGCGTTGAATGCGATGCATCAGGCGCCCAACGAGGCGTGGACCGTGAAGTCGCTTGCCGATATTGCCGTGATGTCGCGCTCCACGTTTTCGGAGCGCTTCACCGCGGTGGTCGGGTTGCCGCCACTGCGCTATCTGGCACGCTGGCGATTGACGGTTGCCGCCGACCTCTTGCGCGCGGGAACGCTTAAAGTGGTCGACGTCGCCTACGCCGCCGGCTACGGCTCGGAAGCTGCGTTTAGCCGCGCCTTCAAGGCGCAGTTCGGGTATCCGCCAAGCGACGCACATCGAATCTCACGCGGCAGTATTTTTCGCGCTCGAAGCTCGGAACTGGTTTGA
- the lptF gene encoding LPS export ABC transporter permease LptF, with translation MIFERSLQRELAYTAGAVFMVLLTLVLTTMMIRIVGFAASGEIDPRDVLVLIGLTVIGYLAIMLVATLFVSILFVLTRWYRDSEMVVWLSSGVSLTQFIRPVGVFATPIIILIAFFVFVGWPWSNQQNKLIRARFQQRDEVSLLAPGQFRESTVSHRVFFIEKMSPDQSHVENVFVTSTENGKVNVVVSKFGHTETQKNGDRFVVLENGRRYDGEPGHPDFRIMEFARYGIKIQSQPVVTTPTATGTPTLELLRNPTRDNLAEFAWRAGLPLIAINLMLLAIPLAYQNPRRSRTINLVMAVLIYLTYSNVLNVVQSWIQQGKMSFAVGLVGLHLVVAAIVVFIFWLRVRNRPLFSRAMFSRRSGVARSSQSQGA, from the coding sequence ATGATCTTTGAACGCTCCCTCCAGCGCGAACTCGCTTATACGGCTGGCGCCGTGTTCATGGTTCTGCTGACGCTCGTGCTGACGACGATGATGATCCGCATCGTCGGCTTCGCCGCGTCCGGCGAAATCGATCCGCGCGACGTGCTCGTGCTGATCGGCCTGACCGTGATCGGTTACCTCGCGATCATGCTGGTCGCCACGCTGTTCGTGTCGATCCTGTTCGTGCTGACGCGCTGGTACCGCGATTCCGAAATGGTCGTGTGGCTATCGTCGGGCGTGAGCCTCACGCAGTTCATCAGGCCGGTCGGCGTGTTCGCCACGCCGATCATCATCCTGATCGCGTTTTTCGTGTTCGTCGGCTGGCCGTGGTCGAACCAGCAGAACAAACTGATCCGCGCGCGCTTCCAGCAGCGCGACGAAGTTTCGCTGCTGGCGCCTGGACAATTCCGCGAATCGACGGTAAGCCACCGCGTGTTCTTCATCGAGAAGATGTCGCCGGACCAGTCGCATGTCGAGAACGTATTCGTCACGAGCACCGAGAACGGCAAGGTCAACGTCGTCGTGTCGAAGTTCGGCCATACCGAAACGCAAAAGAATGGCGACCGCTTCGTCGTGCTCGAAAACGGCCGGCGCTACGACGGCGAGCCGGGCCACCCCGATTTCCGCATCATGGAATTCGCGCGCTACGGCATCAAGATCCAGAGTCAGCCCGTGGTCACCACGCCTACCGCGACCGGCACGCCCACGCTCGAACTGCTGCGCAACCCCACGCGCGACAATCTCGCCGAATTCGCGTGGCGCGCCGGGCTGCCGCTCATCGCGATCAACCTGATGCTGCTCGCGATTCCGCTCGCGTACCAGAATCCGCGCCGCAGCCGCACGATCAACCTCGTGATGGCGGTGCTCATCTATCTGACCTATTCGAACGTGCTGAACGTCGTGCAGTCGTGGATCCAGCAGGGGAAGATGTCGTTCGCAGTCGGCCTCGTCGGCTTGCATCTCGTGGTCGCCGCCATCGTCGTGTTTATCTTCTGGCTGCGCGTACGCAACCGGCCGCTGTTTTCGCGCGCGATGTTCAGCCGGCGTTCCGGCGTCGCGCGCTCGTCGCAGTCGCAGGGAGCCTGA
- a CDS encoding sirohydrochlorin chelatase encodes MATTDAAATGIVLFAHGARDARWAEPFERLANTLRGLRSAPVSLAFLELMTPDLPTAVAQQVADGCRAVTIVPVFFGQGGHIRQDLPVIVERCRTAHPGIEIRCATPVGEDEAVIEAIAQYCLRQV; translated from the coding sequence ATGGCAACTACCGATGCGGCCGCTACCGGCATCGTTCTCTTTGCGCATGGCGCGCGCGACGCGCGCTGGGCGGAGCCGTTCGAACGGCTCGCGAATACATTGCGTGGCCTGCGCAGTGCGCCTGTCTCGTTGGCGTTTCTTGAACTGATGACACCGGATTTGCCGACAGCCGTCGCGCAGCAAGTGGCCGACGGCTGTCGCGCCGTGACGATCGTGCCCGTGTTTTTCGGGCAAGGCGGCCACATCCGCCAGGACCTGCCTGTCATCGTCGAACGATGCCGGACGGCGCATCCGGGCATCGAGATTCGCTGCGCGACGCCCGTCGGCGAAGACGAGGCGGTGATCGAGGCCATTGCGCAGTATTGTTTGCGGCAGGTTTAG
- a CDS encoding DUF2486 family protein: MSHSNESSSPDAIPVLSEVIVQGDPAQGRDVPELVDILPDEPGFAQPPAAERDTASPYAAAEPAAAASQAQAASSPAPSSAPAAAMAPAPAALATPDYDANLLAERLRGRFASFLTGEGRTLIEARCRDAIQEHNTWLVGQVTREVAMLLETEVSVWIREAIREELKQRGDV; encoded by the coding sequence ATGTCCCATTCGAACGAGTCTTCTTCTCCCGACGCCATTCCCGTCCTCAGCGAGGTGATCGTGCAGGGCGACCCCGCGCAGGGGCGCGATGTGCCCGAACTCGTCGACATCTTGCCCGACGAGCCCGGGTTTGCCCAGCCGCCGGCCGCGGAGCGCGACACGGCGTCGCCGTATGCCGCGGCCGAGCCCGCTGCCGCTGCGTCTCAGGCGCAAGCCGCATCCTCACCCGCACCCTCGTCCGCACCGGCTGCGGCCATGGCGCCCGCGCCCGCCGCGCTGGCGACGCCGGACTACGACGCGAACCTGCTTGCCGAACGGCTACGCGGCCGCTTCGCCAGTTTCCTGACCGGCGAAGGGCGTACGCTGATCGAAGCGCGTTGCCGCGACGCGATCCAGGAGCACAACACATGGCTCGTGGGCCAGGTCACGCGCGAAGTGGCGATGCTGCTGGAAACGGAAGTCTCGGTCTGGATTCGCGAGGCGATCCGCGAAGAGTTGAAGCAGCGCGGCGACGTGTAA